The nucleotide sequence ATATTACAAAGAGCTGGAAAATATTCTGCCATGTACGAAATGCAATTGGAAATGCTGTGACAGTTTTATTGGGATGGACTCCATGCCACCAGCATATATGCATTTTTATATGGATGTATTTATTTAAAAGGGTTTGTCTCTATTGTGAACGAAGTATTGGAGGGAATTGGTCCATAACAGCAATATTTGCCATACAGGATTAGAATAACTGCTCGGATTGAATTTCTTtccctattttttttatcttttgcaTTTCTCTTCAGATGCTTTAAATCCCAACCAGTGTTTTTATTCTCTTGAGTTGTGATGCACTAAATCCCTCTGTTACATCTCACTTGTCAAGATACATATCTCGGTTGAACGTTTCTTATCTAACAGATGGTGGTTCAGCGGGTCAAGAATTGAAAATATGGGCTGGGATTTGATTCAATCCCATCTGTTCTAATCTTGAGTTAGTAAGCAGCTCCGCAACGTAACACTCAGCAAAAAATAACAGCTGCTACTTACAAactgtttacacacacacacacacacacacacacagatatgtatatattgatTTTGTACGAGAGCTTTGAAGGTGGACATCTGTTTTCGAAGATAGAAAGAAGTAACGAACCAATTGTAGGGCCCACCAGACAATATGGTTCGGTGCCCTGAATATTTGGAATCAGCAGAGTAAAATTGTCTAAAACATTTGAttatcttcatcatttcagtATTTATGGTAAAATTGTCTTCATCTTTTTATTTGATCACTGTTAGAGGACTAATTGGGGATAAAAATGAAATGGAGATTCTCTTTTGAAGATACGACTGAGTGGGTGCTTAGCTTTAGTCTTcaactagcaaaaatgcccgcgcgttgctgcgggagtTGAATGCACGAATCTTAAGTACACGGATTAGACACAtacaacttgaaaaaaaaaattaacaaaatcatGAACGAATAAAAAAGATAGATGAGTGAAAGGTGAAAAAgtaggttgtttttgttttagcaGCTTATCTTTCAAGCATATATGTTCAAAGCAACAAAGATGTAGTGCGCTTGTTTCCATAAGTTAGAGAAGGAAGATGCAGTCCACACATATTTTTCGTTTGCAGTTTTGGTGACAAAATACATGCTCTGCAATCTAGGCACTTGTTTAAGTAGTTACAAAAAAGAAACTTAAATGTTCAAAAGGAATAAAGATGCAGCATGCCTGTTTTCATTAGTTACAAAAGGAAGATGCAGTCCATACATATTTTGCCCCTATAGTTAAGGTGACAAAATACATACCCTGCAGCCTAGGCACCTGTTTAAGCAGttacaaaaaacccaaaaaaatgttGTGTTGTTGTTTCAACAACTAAGTTTTCAGCTGCACATGTTTTAAGGGCAAAAAACTGTAGAGCAACTTTGCAGCAATTCATAACGAAGACTGTAGTCATTCATTTTTTCGGtgggcgaacatcttcagtacTATAAGAAAAAACACGAATCATAGTTTAGTAAACATTGATATAACATATGTTATGTAGGTGTGCATgtgaaaaataaattgtaatttacctatccttggtttttttggtttgagactttgttttgagtgcagCTATCGGTTCTTTATCGGCAGGCTCAATCTTAGGAACAACCAGTTTGTGGAATTCTCTGGCAATTCTAGCAGAATTGGTTGTCTCTGTTTGCTCGGTGCGAGTTTTTTTGCTGTGAATGAAGGTACAATTTATAAGGTCAGAGAGAATTGTGATAGGTATGCAAAAAAATGTTAAACTGGAGCAAAAGGATTGGCTAACGGTTTTTTATCAACAGCATAACACATATGTACACCCAAATAAGCAAGCATATTTATGAAGATTTATACATAAGATGATAACTGAGAGGAAAACTTAACCTGTCTGGTTTGTCTGCTTGATCAATGAACAATGCCCTCTTTGAAGTTTTGGGAGATGCAACTGATTGGGGATGGCGATCTGATTGCAGGGAAGGCATCACTGGGGCGGGAGTCGCTTCACTTATAATTTGTTTTCCTGCAGTGGCAGCAGGCGTTTGCGGGTCAATTGAGGTAGTCGCTGGGTTCAAGGGCAGCTGATCTTGAAGCAATCCATAAATGATAAAGTCCGTCTTCCGAAAGTCACTGTTTTGATTGCCAAAAGATAGCAAAAATCTTTTTGTCTCTCCCACCAATTTTTTTAGAGGTGGTGGCACGATGAAGGGATCGTCATATCCATCTTCTATTACCATAGTGTGGCAAGAAACATGAAGTATCTTTTCAGCATGCCTTCCTAACATGAGGAAGTTGTGTTGATTTGTGCTATCTTCCACTATAATATTGATTTTGAACCTAAGGAAGAGTTGGATATTTTCATGTTAGGCAATTATCAATACCATTCTTGAAGTAAAATAGCACAGGAACCATACGTGTGCGTATTAGAAAAGTAGCTACAATGAGCATATCATTGCAATTAAGATGCATCTTTCTCATTCATTTATCAACAATCTAATACCTTTCTGACTAATTACCCTATCTAACCAATTAGTTGTGATCCAAATACAAAGACGTTTTGTTTACAAAAACAACTTTGAACGAAAGTCCATGAGCATTCCAAAACTTTGGTCAACAAAAGACACTTccatttatatgtatattagaGGCAAAAAAAGTCAGTTTTTTAACACATGGATACCAATCTCTTTATTAAGTGCAAAGACATATGTAAAGGAAGCTTTGTCATGCATTAAATCTTCTTGTTGTGAAAAAGATGATAACCATAAAAACATCATCAATCATAAATTTTATAATtgcaagaaattaaaaaatgactAAGCAGCTTAATACAACAATTATATGTAAAATAGATGTAAAAGAGATTACCATGGTTCAGGTAACTTGTTTAATAAACCATGTTCATTGCACTGAAATGATCCAGAAGTTTTTTTGACAGCTTTATGGCAGAATGGGCACGACTTGTACCACCAACCTCTAGTCAAATCAAATCCAACGACAGTTGCTTTGCATGCAAAACTTGCATTCTGTTATGGAATCACACAattttaaataatgaaatacATTTACTCATCGTCTTGTAAACATGAAATATAAATGAATAAAGTAGAAAGCAAGAGATAGCCAAGTAAGAAGAAGTgctaaaatttattattaaaaagatGTGATTTTTCTTAATAAGTACGTGATAAGAGACTAACTTTGTGTAAAGCAGGATCAAGTAGAAGGAGCTCATCAATTGTTTTGGACTCAAAATGAGGACCAACAGCACGGTCTGCATACATTACAGCTGAGGTGCGCAAGATTTGAACAGGTGATCTCAGATCCTTAAACCTGTGTCATGTATGTTTAGGTTGAAAAagacaaattgaagaaatataAACAACAAAGTTATTAAAGGAAGGTTGTCAATTTACTTTTGTTTGTATTGGGGGAGCTGCGGAATCTCTGGATTGAAAATACAAACAATTGATCCAGTGCTTCCAAGAACAGGGTTTCCTATATATAAAACATAAGAATGAACAATTGAAGGTTTAAGCAGCTAAATAAAGGACGTTGAGGTACAACCTTGGTATTCTTTGACTTTGAGGCTTGTTACAGCAACGAAGATAGGTGGTGGAAGGGATTTTATTCCACTGTCCTCAAAAGTTGTTGCAACTTCTCCCCATAAGGTGATCCTAATCGTTTCGCGCCTGTAAGTTTAAAAAAATGTGATGTTTTATGTCATAAATATGACGTTTTATGTGCGTAATTTGAACTTAACGCATAGGAATGACCTGATATCTTGCAGGTTAAGATTCTTCTTCTTCGCAATTCTTGACTTTTGGACAGTCACGTCTTCAATCGGTTGCAAAGCCGTTAAATAACCAAACACATCTGCGAACAATATTTAGCGGTGAAAATTATTGCACACCAAAAGCAATGAATAAATTATAATGATGATTTTAGATGTTAGTGCAACACGCAAAACCAAATTTGTTACCTGTAAGCTCAACATCGTTGTTGATTCTCTTATGAAGTTGATCAAAGTCAATCAAATTGAACCATTGCTTTGGGATCTCCTGGTTTGTTTTGTCAATTGGAACGAATGTGGTTCTCCTATTTAATTCAAGCGCTGCAGGATGAGGGACAACTTTGCTCGATGTCCTGTTGTGAACAACACGAACTTTAGTGATCTCGTATGCATCGCCGACTCTCAGAAGgttcaaaaaaaattgaatgtctCGAGCATTCATAGTCGCGTGAACTGCATCCCCCTGTTAGAaggagaaaattaaaataatatagaTTATTAAATGTGCGGGAGAACATTTAACACATGCGGTTTAAGAAGCTAAAAAACAATGAGGATAGCATAATTCTGGCCACAGAGGCAGCATTTAAGATAAAATACACCATAACAGTAAAGATTACTTTATGAATCGAAATGATAGCAATTGAAGCAAACTTATAAATAAAGtttgaattatatttttgtaggtaaaaaaaaaagaaacaaaacaaattaagaaaaagaagaattgaTGGACTCTAGTTAGTTTTGTTTacatatgtaaaaaaaattgtttgagcaaaattaaatataatctcTGTAGTGAAATGCAAAGAGAGCAAAAGTgtcaacaaaaaacaaaatttattgtATCACATGGCATTATATGGAGAAGATGgaattttgatttcttttggaTTTGCATGAATGTAGTGGCCCGGTTTAAAAATTGATATCAAGGCTCATGATTGAATCCAATAGAACAATTAACCACACAAACATTAATCATGTGGAAGTGATGTATAATTCGGCAACAAATTGCGTAGAGCAATTAGTTCCCAAACTTTAGAGAATGTTTGACCACaaaatttgttgtaccaagaaCACAACATGCACACTTGGATACATAAAAAATGAAAGCATCTTACGATAACGAAAAAGATGAAAAATTCTCACCTGTTTATCAACAAACACATAATCAAGAGTTTGTGGCTGAGGATCATCTTCGATGGTTTTTGTGATCCACATCCTGCAAACCCTGATTTGGAGCTTGTTTGTTGGCTGGTATGGTCTTAGACAATGAAGCGACATTATCTCCATGAAtctagataaaaaaaaattgagaagcaaattaaattgaaaacttAATAACTGATGTATCAAAGTAACGGCGGAGTCATGtttagaaaaataaacaaaatgacaaaataagaaTGCAAATTTATATCATCATGTAAATGTTTTAGAACATCTTTATGACCTATGTTTTTTGTATAACCGTAAGGCATGTCGGAATCATGAGTAATATATGGGGAAGATAAtttttttcaacttttcttTAGTTAATccgtccctttttttttttaattataaatggtTTTCAGTTTTACATATTTTCTTACATATACTTCAGTCCTTGAAAGGTGGCTTCTTGCTTGTTTAatactaaaaaacaaaattatacaAAACACATTGAATCTAAACCTTGACTGTGTCTTTAATGGACATCTAACTACCAAATTGAGCTACGAGGATGCAAAAAATGGCGATCTTATTCTTACCCATGAAAGTTCTCCCACTACTTTTCTTACCTATCAATTCAGTTATGTTCACAACTCTAAGTTCAGTTGCTACAGTACCCCTGCTCCTCCGGTTATAAAAATAACCTTATAAACAATATTAAGCAGCACTATTTAAGAATCTAAAAACAGCCCAAACTAACTACACAGACAGGACATACACTCAAACATGGAGACATGCAACACAAATTCTGTAATTAGATACCAATCACAAAATGGCAAAGCAAAATTCCTAATCTAACTATCCCTGTACTAACAGCCCATCCAAGCAAATACAATTGTAATGGGGTTTAGAACAAATATACCAATCATCAAATTCGAATGGTGTTTGGAACAAATACAACAACCATTCAATTGGAACCATTCAATTGGAACGGGTTTGGTACAAATACATGCTCAATTATCTCAAGCTTTCATAAATAGAGACATACAAACATATGCACAAAATAGAAAGAAGCCTAGTTCCATTCTAAGCTCAAACGACCAAATGGATGCTTAGTTATCTCAACCTTGACATAAACAGTCAGATACAGATATGCAAACTAAATAGAAAGAAACTTAGTTCCAACATAAGCTCAaacgataaaaattgaattatatatttaaattccaaACATGAAAGCTtcacaaatataaataaaaaaaggtagATAGCTTATTAGGCTTTGAATAAAAGCGATGGCGTATAATTGTATACCTCAAAACGGTATAGAACCAACTTCTTCCTCCAACGATCCAAATTTATGAAATCTGCAAACAAAGTAAATCCGTTAGCAACTCAGATACTTTCAAATTTAAAGACCAAATCTAATGAAATTTTAGCCAAATGACCAAaagacaacaaaaaaaaaaaaaaatttacaaatattTTGAATCCAATAGAACTAATTTGGTTCAACGAAGAATACCAAAGGTTAAGGCCTAAGTGAAATGTTGAGTAAACTGCAAGAGGCTTCGGCCAACACTATAATGAACTGGAAATTGATAGGAAGATTAACTTTTATTATGTTTCTTTCCTCATGTAAAGGAAACAGGATCACTAAGTCAAGCTCTTTATCTTCTTCCACTACTCTTAACGTCTTCAAATAAGCAGGAGAATAGCAGTAAATGGATATGAGTTAACATGGTAAGCATGTCAGCAACTTTCATTCATGTTAGTATAAGCATGTTAGTATAAGTCTTATAGAGCTATAATAATTCAGTCATGAGGTTCGAATCATTAGCATTTCAATTATAAGGATtcataatttcaattttaagatagtattaactgtttagaaaattaGAAGCAGCTGATGGCATAGCATAGCGGCTTCAAGTATGCTAAAGTTAGACATAATCTCGGCAAAGAAATATTGCTTAGTAGAAATAAATATAGTAGATAATTTCTTTGTGCTGAATTCCCAAGTGCTATTAAACCCTCAATGATCAGAAGAGAGCTAATGGTGAAAAAGAAACTGAATAACAAAAAACAATGATGCATTTTAACACATAAAGCAGAAATTTGTTCCAAAATTATACTACCTAGCAACagaggagcaaaacaataaacaaaacaGGCTTCTAACACCCTTATCACACAAATACAGAAGCAACAAAACATGGAGAAACAACCTAGCAACAGAGGGATATTCAAAGGATGTAGAGCAGAAAAGGAACCTCAATTTGACTTGCTGAGAAGGAAACAGCAGCAAAGCATGAAGAAAACAGAAATGAGAACAATACAACACCCTAAGTTTAAAAGACACAAATCTGACTCTAACAATGTACGAAACAGTTCACTGAACAGACCTATGTTCCTAACACCCAACTAAGCAGGCTATAAACATCCATTGCAATTttattgaaacaaaaaaaatgtcaatcacagttttaacaaagcaaatgggaaacaaacaacaaacaatGATTTCTCAACAGTGTTTTACCTGTTGAATCAGAGTAGAAAACTGAAAACCCTCTCCTCTCCCATACTTTCGTCAGACCTCCTCTGCTCACCAACCGCGTGGGGTAACCCGTTAAGCCCAAAAAACGCATAGCATGCTCtctgccctctctctctctctctctctctctctctctctctctctctctctctctctctctctctctctctctctctctctctctctctctctctctctctctctctctctctctctctctctctctctctctctctctctctctctctctctcgtaggCATGGTCTTCCATGCCTGAAAAGTTCACTGAATGACAGGAAACGTAAACCCACCCCAATCCGTCTCAAATTAACaggacaaaattgcccttcTAACCCAACCCCAATATGTTGAGCCGAAATAGGAGTAGAGGAAGGAGCCGGTTTTCAAAGAAGTCAATCTTCAATGTTAAGGAGGTCAACATCAGATCTGGTACCGTTCTTCTTCTGATTTTGGTGGGTGACATTGCTTTCTCTAGtattgtttgttttatttgtattttttttagttatatttaatttaatttatattggGAGGTATTTTGAAGGTTTAATAGAATAGATGAGTGGATAAGGTTTCTCAacttttaaattgttttgttaTCAACGTGCAGCATCCATGCTCACAAAGTCCTAAACTAATCTTATTAAATTAAGTAGGTGGCAGACCACTTACAAAATAATGGACTCAAGgaataaaaaaggaaattggtcCATTTCCCACTGTTCTAACCCGTCTCCCCCTAATTGTAggagaattaaaatttatttactTGTGCTTTGCTGACAGCAGATTTGCTGTCCCCAAAAGTATGTCTCAATTGTGTCTCCTTGTTAATATGTTTGACACATA is from Malus sylvestris chromosome 5, drMalSylv7.2, whole genome shotgun sequence and encodes:
- the LOC126623106 gene encoding uncharacterized protein LOC126623106, with the protein product MEIMSLHCLRPYQPTNKLQIRVCRMWITKTIEDDPQPQTLDYVFVDKQGDAVHATMNARDIQFFLNLLRVGDAYEITKVRVVHNRTSSKVVPHPAALELNRRTTFVPIDKTNQEIPKQWFNLIDFDQLHKRINNDVELTDVFGYLTALQPIEDVTVQKSRIAKKKNLNLQDIRRETIRITLWGEVATTFEDSGIKSLPPPIFVAVTSLKVKEYQGNPVLGSTGSIVCIFNPEIPQLPQYKQKFKDLRSPVQILRTSAVMYADRAVGPHFESKTIDELLLLDPALHKNASFACKATVVGFDLTRGWWYKSCPFCHKAVKKTSGSFQCNEHGLLNKLPEPWFKINIIVEDSTNQHNFLMLGRHAEKILHVSCHTMVIEDGYDDPFIVPPPLKKLVGETKRFLLSFGNQNSDFRKTDFIIYGLLQDQLPLNPATTSIDPQTPAATAGKQIISEATPAPVMPSLQSDRHPQSVASPKTSKRALFIDQADKPDSKKTRTEQTETTNSARIAREFHKLVVPKIEPADKEPIAALKTKSQTKKTKDSTEDVRPPKK